The DNA region caaccaaaccaaaccgaaCCACATGCTTTTGTCTCTTGCGGTTTAGAAGATTTTTATTATtaaaaccgcccaaaccgcaccgcgaacatCCCTAATTCGTTGAAGATCACAAAAGTGCTAGGGTTTATAGTATTTGTTATTGCTTTATGTACATCACATTATGTTTTAGTAACTTGACATAGTTATAGGTTTGTCTAATTGAGTTGTAATATTCAATATTGATGATTGGGTTAAACACCAATCACTAGGtttagtgattgagagaaagtgatATGAGTTCTCATATTTAAGGGGAGTCATAAATAGAAAGTCATTTGATAGTGTTAGAAAGATGCATTGAACAACATATGGCTTGTTGTTGCTTGTAAGAATAATTATACTAAACTATTAATAGTGAATTTCCTTTGTTAGGTTGGAAGTCAACCCTCAAGACGTAGTTGTTgttgcatcgaactgggttaTCAATTATTGTGTTTTTTTATtacttttctgctccatcatcttatacAATTGAGTATGTGTTAATTGTGATGATTTTGGTTTAACTTGTCGAATTAGTTGTCTAAGACACCGTGTTCGACATCTGTCCCTTGAGGAACATAATTACACATGAATTTAATTTTAAGTGCATGTGCCACTAACAATGATGCATCCTCTTAACTACgattttttgtttgttttaaacATGACTATTTTGATTATTATTAGGAAATGTTGGTTATTGAGGTAATAAATTTGAATAACTTGGTCATAAATTTTTGTTGTATTAAATATTTTTCAATTAATAAAAATACattataattaatattaaataGTTTAATAATAATTGATGAgttttatttatgttaataaattaaaattttataattacaaaaaaaaataatgacatgtagaagtatatatatatatatatatatatatatatatatctttcAACCGAGTTTGTGTATTAAGTCCAAATCAAACACGAAAAGTACTCAACCAAGAAGACGATAATGGAAGAAGACACAGATTCACGAAAGCAAGCTAGGCTAGCCATTTTGGAACTAGCCAACATGATAAGTGTCCCTATGTCCTTAAACGCCGCCGTACGCCTCAACGTTGCCGACGCCATCTGGGAAGGTGGTTCCAACGCGCCTCTCACCGCCGCTCAGATCCTCGCGCGTGTAATTCCAACCGGTGGCGGTGACGCCGAGAATCTTCAGCGCGTTTTACGCATGCTCGCTAGTTACGGCGTGTTTGAAGAGCATATTGGTGGCGGTGAAAGGAAGTACTCTCTTACCGACGTGGGGAAAACTCTTGTCACCGATGAACAAGGCTTATCGTATGGCTCTTACGTGCTCCAACACCACCAGGTCAGTTcaaaaataatttatatttatatttatttaatgAACCGATGAAGAAAGACTATTATTATTGAtgaaataaaatttaaattatgGTAAAATAGTTAAACCAGTTCAGTTCAGTTGATAACTGGGCAGAGATATCTTATTCATAGAGTTTGGGTTGAAACAAAATTTTAAAATGGACAAGAAATTATTGATGCAAGATATGAATGATTATGCAGGATGCGTTGATGAGAGCATGGCCATTGGTACATGAAGCAGTTGTGGACCCATCAAAGGAGCCATTTGAAAGGGCTAATGGAGAAGGAGCCTATGATTATTACCTAAAGAAACCAGAGATGAATGAGTTAATGTTGAAGGCTATGTCAGGGGTATCAGTGCCGTTCATGAAGGCCCTTTTGGGGGGCTACCATGGATTTCAAAATGTGGAGAAGCTGGTTGATGTTGGTGGTAGTGGTGGTGATTGTCTCAGAATGATCTTGCAGAAATATCCTAATATCAAACAAGGGTTAAACTTTGATCTTCCAGAAGTTGTGGCTAAAGCACCACAAATTCCAGGTATGTTTATAAAATTGATAGTAATTAATTAGCCACTAATTTCGTTGTCATTGTTGGGTTTTAATATATAGTTGGTGGTATTCGGTTGTGACATGTGAGATTTATGATAAAGTATACTATTGTAGGTGTAACTCATGTGGGTGGTGACATGTTCAAGTACATTCCTCAAGCAGATGCTATCTTCATGAAGGTGAGTCATGATCCACTCCTCCAAATAATCTTTATCTCGTATCTTTCAATTTTGATTCTGTGGCTGAGTTTCAAAACTTGTGCAATCACGGACTAGAAAAAACAAACTTGTACTAGAATATATCTATTGGCACTGTCCTACTTATAAATTACTCCACCAACAAAAAAAAAACTTTGTGTACAAATCAACGCTTGGTACTTGTATTTTAGTTGAGATACCACTATCTTATAACTACCTACTAATAAAAGCCAAGAGGATTGAAGTAGGTGTTTTGATGTCCTTGTAAGACCCCTGTACTACACGTATCTGTGTCGGAGAAGTTAGATAAATGTCAAAAAAATCAAGTgtttcttaaaaataaatttgaTTCAATTTAACGCATGCCAGACAAATCAGACAAGAtttcataaaaaaaattctttattTTAGCACACTTCATTTATTTTTCGAACAAATCTCATTAAATAAGTACCGATATAGTAATGTTATAAGTAAAGAATTAGAGATATTAATTTTGATTAGAATATTTTTAACTCTTTAAATATAAgataataaataaaatttaaatacCATCGTATATCTAATTGTGTCGGTGTGAGTGTCGGTATCTTTCATTTTTTACATTATCGGAGTCAGAGAGTTATTGTCCATGTCGTGTCGCGGTGCCTGTGTAGGAGTTCATATATTGAAAAAATATATTGttaatttttttcttaaaataacATCACTCTTTGATTATTGTTTGGTTCTTGGCAGTGGGTGCTAACAACATGGACAGATGAAGAGTGCAAACACATAATGTCAAACTGTTACAAGGCACTCCCAGCAGGAGGAAAACTAATAGCTTGTGAGCCTGTGTTGCCGGAGGATTCAGATGATAGCCACAGGACAAGGGCGTTGCTTGAGGGTGACATATTTGTGATGACGATTTACAGAGCCAAAGGAAAGCATAGGACAGAAGAGCAGTTTAAGCAGCTTGCAGTTTCTGCAGGTTTCAATCTTTTCAAAGCCTTTCATGTGGATCATTTCTACGCTGTTCTTGAGTTTCAGAAATGAAACCAAATGTATGTTGTATGTTGTATGTTATGGATTTTGTAAACTTTGACTTGTTTAATTGGTGATAATCAGTCCTAAATAAATTTAAACTACCAGCAAGTGGTTATGACGCAATt from Lathyrus oleraceus cultivar Zhongwan6 chromosome 1, CAAS_Psat_ZW6_1.0, whole genome shotgun sequence includes:
- the LOC127115181 gene encoding nicotinate N-methyltransferase 1; the protein is MEEDTDSRKQARLAILELANMISVPMSLNAAVRLNVADAIWEGGSNAPLTAAQILARVIPTGGGDAENLQRVLRMLASYGVFEEHIGGGERKYSLTDVGKTLVTDEQGLSYGSYVLQHHQDALMRAWPLVHEAVVDPSKEPFERANGEGAYDYYLKKPEMNELMLKAMSGVSVPFMKALLGGYHGFQNVEKLVDVGGSGGDCLRMILQKYPNIKQGLNFDLPEVVAKAPQIPGVTHVGGDMFKYIPQADAIFMKWVLTTWTDEECKHIMSNCYKALPAGGKLIACEPVLPEDSDDSHRTRALLEGDIFVMTIYRAKGKHRTEEQFKQLAVSAGFNLFKAFHVDHFYAVLEFQK